The Natrinema salaciae genome contains a region encoding:
- a CDS encoding methylaspartate mutase subunit E — protein sequence MIRDERIPSDELRRIDEAIRSNWPTGADIDFEDAIEYHESLPDHKRFADVLESADKPLLQPRAGVPRLDDQIELLQYLLEEGKADLLPTTIDSYTRDNEYEKAQQGLDKALETGDDTLNGFPAVNHGVDGCRELIDAVDAPIEVRHGTPDARLLAAITFAGGFQSFEGGPISYNIPYTKRHGLEETIEKWQFVDRLAGAYTERGVRINREPFGPLTGTLVPPSIAIAIMLVEGKLAATQGVRSITLGYGQVGNIVQDVAALNALKKLGNEYLPDEVVVTTVFHEWMGGFPPDEARANGVISLGGMTAAIAQPDKVITKSPQEFQGVPTMEANSAGLRTTRQVIDMAIEQQIDIDGIEEEQDLIERETRCLMDTIFEHGDGDVVQGTLKAFDSGALDVPFAPSDSARGAVLPARDDDGRVRIFEWADLAMDDDIKEIHKARLSQRATTEGRDQSFRMVADDVDAISDGKLIGRPQGDV from the coding sequence ATGATACGAGACGAACGCATTCCATCCGACGAGCTACGGCGTATTGACGAAGCGATCCGATCTAACTGGCCCACGGGCGCGGACATCGACTTCGAGGACGCAATCGAGTACCACGAATCGCTGCCGGATCACAAGCGATTCGCGGACGTCCTCGAGTCGGCGGACAAACCCCTCTTGCAGCCTCGGGCCGGCGTCCCCCGGCTCGACGACCAGATCGAGCTCCTGCAGTACCTCCTCGAGGAGGGGAAGGCGGATCTCCTGCCGACGACGATCGACTCGTACACGCGCGACAACGAGTACGAGAAGGCCCAGCAGGGGCTGGACAAGGCCCTCGAGACGGGCGACGACACCCTCAACGGCTTCCCGGCCGTCAACCACGGCGTCGACGGCTGCCGCGAACTGATCGACGCGGTCGACGCGCCGATCGAGGTTCGCCACGGGACGCCGGACGCCCGACTGCTCGCGGCGATCACCTTCGCCGGCGGCTTCCAGAGCTTCGAGGGCGGCCCGATCTCCTACAACATTCCGTACACGAAACGCCACGGACTCGAGGAGACGATCGAGAAGTGGCAGTTCGTCGACCGGCTGGCGGGCGCTTACACCGAACGCGGCGTGCGGATCAACCGCGAGCCGTTCGGCCCGCTGACGGGGACGCTCGTTCCGCCGTCGATCGCGATCGCGATCATGCTGGTCGAAGGGAAGTTAGCGGCGACGCAAGGCGTGCGCTCGATCACGCTCGGCTACGGGCAGGTCGGCAACATCGTGCAGGACGTGGCCGCCCTGAACGCGCTCAAGAAACTGGGCAACGAGTACCTGCCGGACGAGGTCGTCGTCACGACCGTCTTCCACGAGTGGATGGGCGGCTTCCCGCCGGACGAGGCCCGCGCCAACGGCGTCATCAGCCTCGGCGGCATGACCGCGGCTATCGCGCAACCGGACAAGGTCATCACCAAGTCGCCCCAGGAGTTCCAGGGGGTGCCGACCATGGAGGCCAACTCGGCCGGCCTGCGCACCACGCGCCAGGTCATCGACATGGCCATCGAGCAGCAGATAGACATCGACGGCATCGAGGAAGAACAGGACCTCATCGAGCGCGAGACCCGGTGTCTGATGGACACCATCTTCGAACACGGCGACGGCGACGTCGTTCAGGGGACGCTCAAGGCCTTCGACTCCGGTGCGCTCGACGTGCCGTTCGCACCCAGCGACAGCGCACGGGGTGCCGTCCTCCCCGCGCGGGACGACGACGGTCGCGTCCGCATCTTCGAGTGGGCCGACCTCGCGATGGACGACGATATCAAGGAGATTCACAAGGCCCGGCTCTCGCAACGGGCCACGACCGAAGGCCGCGACCAGTCGTTCCGGATGGTCGCGGACGACGTCGACGCGATCAGCGACGGCAAACTCATCGGCCGACCGCAGGGTGACGTCTAA
- the glmS gene encoding methylaspartate mutase subunit S translates to MVLDTMSQTVVLGVIGSDAHVVGITILEQAFSAAGFDVVNLGVQTSQEEFAEAAVAHDAQAVLVSSLYGHAEQDCQGFHDVLEDAGVDAVSYIGGNLAVGQDDFEQTRKTFRELGFDRVFDSETDPEDAIAALREDLQIRPAESERATISS, encoded by the coding sequence ATGGTTTTGGATACGATGTCCCAAACGGTCGTCCTCGGCGTGATCGGCTCCGATGCCCACGTCGTTGGCATCACAATCCTAGAGCAAGCCTTCAGTGCAGCCGGCTTCGATGTCGTGAACCTCGGCGTCCAGACCTCCCAGGAGGAGTTCGCCGAGGCCGCGGTAGCTCACGACGCCCAGGCAGTACTGGTCTCGTCGCTCTACGGCCACGCCGAGCAGGACTGTCAGGGATTCCACGACGTCCTCGAGGACGCGGGCGTCGACGCGGTCAGCTACATCGGCGGCAACCTCGCCGTCGGGCAGGACGACTTCGAGCAGACCCGGAAGACGTTCCGGGAGCTCGGGTTCGACCGCGTCTTCGACTCCGAGACGGATCCCGAGGACGCGATCGCCGCACTCCGCGAGGATCTCCAGATCAGACCGGCGGAGTCGGAACGGGCGACTATCAGTTCGTAG
- the mct gene encoding succinyl-CoA:mesaconate CoA-transferase has product MGALSNLRVLDLTQVLAGPYCTMLLADMGADVVKIERPGGDMIRSNPPFVDDPEAEAYGGYFQSVNRGKKSIELNLGDEEDRADFLSLVEEADVVVENYRSGTMAKYDLGYETLTEYKPDLIYSSIRGFGDPRTGETDRQGQPSFDLIAQALGGVMETTGQPDGPPTKTGPGVGDLFTATLNCIGILAAVNHREQTGEGQYVDTGMYDSMLSFTERAIYQQSYTGEAPTRRGNSHPTLFPYNAFETADGYAVIAAFNNNHWAELCDVMDREDLAEEYPTTAERLEHRETLRAEIADWTVEQSNDELVSKLEGRVPAAPVQTTAEIFDDPHVHTRDMLVPVEQPGADTEVEIAGNPIKMTETNPEPRGRAPLLDEHREEVLGEDADAEPADD; this is encoded by the coding sequence ATGGGAGCACTCTCGAACCTCCGCGTGCTGGATCTGACCCAGGTGCTGGCTGGGCCGTACTGCACGATGTTGCTCGCGGATATGGGCGCTGACGTCGTCAAAATCGAGCGGCCGGGCGGCGATATGATCCGGTCGAACCCGCCGTTCGTCGACGACCCCGAGGCCGAAGCCTACGGCGGCTACTTCCAGAGCGTCAACCGCGGCAAGAAGAGCATCGAGCTGAACCTCGGTGACGAGGAGGATCGTGCGGATTTCCTCTCGCTCGTCGAGGAAGCCGACGTCGTCGTCGAGAACTATCGCTCGGGGACGATGGCGAAGTACGATCTCGGCTACGAGACGCTCACCGAATACAAGCCCGACCTCATCTACTCCTCGATCCGCGGCTTCGGCGACCCGCGGACGGGCGAAACCGACCGCCAGGGCCAGCCCTCCTTCGACCTCATCGCGCAGGCGCTGGGCGGCGTCATGGAGACCACCGGCCAGCCCGACGGCCCGCCGACGAAGACCGGCCCCGGCGTCGGCGACCTCTTCACCGCGACGCTGAACTGCATCGGCATTCTCGCGGCGGTCAACCACCGCGAACAGACCGGCGAGGGCCAGTACGTCGACACCGGCATGTACGACTCGATGCTCAGCTTCACCGAGCGCGCCATCTACCAGCAGTCCTACACCGGCGAGGCCCCCACCCGACGGGGTAACTCTCACCCGACGCTGTTTCCCTACAACGCCTTCGAGACCGCCGACGGGTACGCCGTCATCGCCGCCTTCAACAACAACCACTGGGCGGAACTCTGCGACGTGATGGACCGCGAGGACCTGGCCGAGGAGTACCCGACGACCGCAGAGCGACTCGAGCACCGAGAGACGCTCCGCGCGGAAATCGCCGACTGGACGGTCGAGCAATCCAACGACGAACTCGTCAGCAAACTCGAGGGCCGGGTCCCGGCCGCCCCGGTCCAGACTACCGCGGAGATCTTCGACGATCCGCACGTGCACACTCGAGATATGCTCGTCCCCGTCGAACAGCCGGGTGCCGACACCGAGGTCGAAATCGCGGGCAACCCGATCAAGATGACCGAGACGAACCCCGAACCCCGCGGTCGAGCGCCCCTGCTGGACGAGCACCGCGAGGAAGTGCTCGGCGAGGACGCGGACGCCGAGCCGGCCGACGACTGA